CGCACCGCCGGACTCCGTCCAGGCCAGCGTGAACCCGCCGAGCAGGCAGGGCGCGACGTTGTCCGGATGCCCCTCGATCCGGGCGGCCAACCGCAACGCGGCGTCCTCGTCGAGCCGCTGCTCCCCGTCGACCACCAGGGCACGGGCCAGCAGCACACCGGCCACGATCGCGGCCGAGGAGGAACCGAGGCCACGCGCCTGCGGGATCCGGTTGACACACTCCAACGCCAGCCCGGACGGCTGGCCGCCGAGCTCGTCGAAGGTCGCCCGCATGGCGCGTACCACCAGGTGTCCGTCGTCGACCGGCAGGTCGTCGGCGCCCTCACCGGCCACCGACACGGTCACGCCACCCGCCGTCACCTCGGCGGCGACGTCGTCGTAGAGCGCGAGGGCGAGGCCCAGGGCGTCGAAGCCGGGACCCAGGTTCGCACTGGTGGCGGGGACCCGGACCCGGACCGGGCCGGCGGCGAATGTGGTCGGCACGCCGCCCATGCTAGGGCCCCACCGGCGACGCCCGACGCGCTGCCCGCCCCCTGGGACGCACCTCGCGCCCGGCACCCTTGCCCACAGGTCCTAGTCTGCCCAGACCGACGGCTTCGGGAGGACTGCGTGAGCGACGTCAGATATCTGCTGGTGCAGGTGGCGATGGATCTGCCGACGTTGATGGTGCTGATCACCGGAGGCGTGCTGGCGACGTCCGCCCGGGGGCGGCTGCCGGGAGCGGCCCGTCGTCTGCTGCTGGCCGGGCTCGCCGTCCTGCTGGCCGCCACGCTGATCAGCCTCGTGTGGTCGGTCGCGTTGCCCTGGGCGGTCACCGGGGGTACCGCCCGGTTCAGCGCGCTGTCCCTGGTCGTCGGGGTGATCAACGCACTGCTCTTCCCGGCCGGAGTCGGGCTGCTGATCGCGGCCGCGCTGGTCGGCCACCGGAGGGCGCCGGCACCGGGCGCCGCCGCACCGGGCGCCCCCACGGCCTGGGGTCCGCCGCCAGCCGACGCGTACCGACCTCCGGCGGACGCGTACCAGCCGCCGGCCGACCCGTACGGACCTTCGGCGGACCCGTACCGGCCGCCCACCGTCACGCGCTAACGGGGCGGGTCTACCGGGTCCCGGTCTCGGCGACGGTCGGCGCCGGGGCGGCGAGCGAGAGCCGTCGGGTGGCCACCCGCCAACCGATCGCGTACGTCAACGTGACCAGGCCGCAACTGGCCAGCACGATCCGTTCGTCCACCACGTCCACCACGGCGGCGACCGCGAGCTGGCTGACCGAGATCGCCAGGGTCGCCAGCATCATGTCGGTGGCGAACACCCGGCCCCGTAACCGGTCCGGCACCTCGCCCTGCAACGCGAAGTTCGACATCACCCAGTTGCTGCCGCCGGCGAAGTGCGCCACGAAGACCAGCACCAGCACCAGCGGGAACCAGGGCACCACCGAAGTGCCCAGATAGGCCAGCCCGTACGCCGACATGGACAGTGCCAGTCCGGGCAGCAGCCAGGCCCGGTTGGTCAGTACCCGGCGCATCAGGATCGGGCCGACCAGCGCGCCCGCGCCGCGTACCGCGAACAGCAGGCCGGTGCCGAGCGCGCCGACCCCGTACACCCCGGCCAGCAACGGGAAGACGGTCAGCACGCCGTTGCCCAGGCCGACCGCCGACTTCACCGTCACCAGGGCCAGCACCCGTGGGCGGTGCGCGATGTAGCCCAGCGCCTCGCGGATCGCCGCCCAGGTCTGCGGCGGTGCCTGGTCCTGCTCGCGCGCCGCCTGGAGGGGCCGGCGGATGCGGGTGGCCAGCAGCGCGGCGAGCACCAGCGCGACCGCGGCGACCCAGAAGCAGACGTACGGCCCGGCGGCGGCACTGAGGACCCCGCCGAGGGAGGCACCGACGACGGTCATGGTGCCCCAGGCCGACCCGGCCACCGCGTTGCCCGCCGCCAGCTCGTCCGCGTCGAGCACGTTCGGCAGGGCCGCCTGCGCGGCCGGGGAGTAGAACGCCTTGGCCACCGCGATCACGCCGATACCGAGCATCGCCAACCAGGCCGTGCCGGCATCGCGTACGCCGAGCAGCAGCAGGGCGCCGACGAGCGCGGCGACGTTCGCGGCGATCATGATCGTACGACGGTCGAAGCGGTCGGCGACGGTCCCGGTGTACGGCAGCAGCAGCGCCACGATGCCGGTGTCCACGGCCAACACGAGCGCGCCCCACACGCCACTGCCGGTGAGCTGCGGCAACAGGACCAACAGCGGCACCATCACGAACCAGTCGGCGCCGAAGACCACCAGTTGAGCCAGGAAGAGACTGCGGAAGTTCCGGTTGCGGGTGATGACCCCGACGGTGGACGCCACGAGCCGGACCCTACCCGGCCGTACTCCCCCGGTGAGTCGGGGCGCGGACACCCGGATGTAAGGAGGGGTCCCCTGCTAACGCCTCGTGCATAGCAGGGGACCCCTCCTTTCACTCGGTGGGTGGGAACGGTGAGTTGCGGGTCTTCGGCAGCCGGAGCACCTCGAACTGGTCGGTGCTCTCGATCAGGGCGCCGGAGGGTGCCGCCGGCACCGGCCGGCTCTCCGGTCTGCGCTCCTCGGCGGGCGGCGCGGTCGCCGTCGCCTCCCGTCCGGCCGGCTCGTCGCCGGGCGCGTCGTCCGGGTCGGCGTCGCGCGGCTCGTCCTCGGACGACGGGCCGGACCGGCCCCGACGCCGGGCCAGCACCGACTCCTTGGTGTCCTCCACCATGGCGTACAGCGTGGGCACCAAAATCAGCGTGAGCAGGGTGGAGCTGAGCAGACCGCCGATCACCACGATCGCCAGGGGCCGGGAGATGAACCCGCCCTCGCCGGTGAGCCCGAAGGCCATCGGCGTCAACGCGAAGATGGTCGCGATGGCGGTCATCAGGATCGGGCGGAGCCGGTGGCGTCCACCCTCGACCACCGCCTCCCGCACGCCCATCCCCTGGGCGCGGTACTGGTTGACCAGGTCCAGCAGCACGATCGCGTTGGTCACCACGATGCCGACGAGCATGAGCACGCCGATCAGCGCCGGCACGCTCAACGCGGTGCCGGTGGCCAGCAGCAGGGCGACCGCGCCGGTGGCCGCGAACGGGATCGAGACCAGCAGGATCAGCGCCTGTACGACGCTGCGGAAGGTCGCCATCATGATCAGGAACACGATCGCGATCGCGGCCAGCACGGCCAGACCGAGATCGGCGAAGGTGTCCCGCTGCTCGGCGCTGACGCCACCGATGGTCAGGGTCGCTCCGGGTACGTCGATCGCGTCCAGCTCGCGTTGCAGCTCGGCGCTGATCGCCCCCAGGTCGGAGCCGGTGACCGTGCCGGTGACCGAGACGCTGCGCTCACCGTCGATCCGTCGCACCTGCTGCGGTCCGGTGGTCTCGGTGACCTCGGCGATGTCGTCCAGCTTGACCGCGCCGACCCGCATCTCGCGCAGCTCGGTCACGGTCGTCGGCGGCTGCGCGGAGAGCCGCAGCACCACGTCGCGCGCACCGCCGTCCAGGCTCACCTGGCCCAGCGGCGTACCCCGGAACGCCTGCGCGACGAGCTGACCGACCGCGGCCTCGGTGAGCCCGGCCCGGCTGACGGCCGTCCGGTCGACGGTCACCTCCACCCGTGGCACCTGCTCGGTCAGGGTGGACGAGACGTCCTCGACGCCCCGCAGGCGGGTCAGCACCGCCTGCGCCTGCTCGGCCGCGCGGGTCAGCGCCTCGGGGTCGGCGGCCCGCACCACCACGGCCAGCTCGTTCGCGGACGCGCCGCCCTGGCCCGCCGGGAACGTGATCTCGCCCGCGTCGGCGCCGAGCGCGCCGATCCGGTCCCGCAGGATGCCGCGCATCTCCTTGGCATCGGTCCCCTCGCCGAGCAGCAGCGCGTAGCTGGCCACGTTGTTGCCGGCGCCACCACCCCACGGCGAGTCGCCGCCACCGGCGGTGACCTGGTACGACCGCACCCCCGGCGTCTCCGCCAGCACCGCCTCGACCCGGCGGGCCGCCGCATCGGTGCCGCCCAGCCCGGTGCCCACCGGCAACTCCTGCCGGATGTTCAGGGTGTCCTGGCCGGAGTCGTCGAGAAAGTTGGTCTCCAACTGCCGGGCCAGGCCGAACGTGCCGAGCAGCACCACCAGACCGGCCGCCAGGGTGGCCAGGCGGAACGCCCGCCGGCCGGTGGCGAACCGGATCACCGGCAGGTACGCCCGCTGCAACGGGCTGCGCAGTTCCCGCTCCTCGGCGGCGCGGCGCACGGTCGCCCCGTGGGCGCCGGTCACCGGCTTGAGGAACCAGTACGCGAGCACCGGCACCACCGTCAGCGATACCAGCAGCGAGGCCAGCAGCGCCACCGTGACCGTGATCGCGAACGGCGCGAAGAGCTGGCCGACGAAGCCGCCGACCAGGGCGATCGGCGCGAAGACCGCGACCGTGGTCAGGGTGGAGGCGGTGACTGCTCCGGCCACCTCGCGGACGGCGGTGAGGATCGCCTCCCGCTTCGGCCCGCCGTACGTCAGGTGCCGTTTGATGTTCTCCAGCACCACGATCGAGTCGTCCACCACCCGCCCGACGGCGACCGTCAACGCGCCGAGGGTGAGCAGGTTGAGCGAATAGTCGCCGATCCAGAGGGCGAGCAGCGCGACCACCACCGACAGCGGGATGGAGACCGCGGTGACCACGGTGGAGCGGATCGACAGCAGGAACACCAGGATGACCACCACGGCCATGATCAGGCCCAGCAGACCCTCGGTGCTCAACGTCTTGATCGACTTCTCCACGAACGGGGCCTGGTCGAGCACGACGGTCAACTCGGCACCGGTGGCGGCCCGCAGTCCGTCGAGCCGGTCGGCCACCTCGTGCGAGATCTGCACCGCGTTGCCGTCCGGGTCGGCGGTGACCGTGATGCCGAGGCTCTCGCGACCGTTGGTACGCGTGATCGCGGTGGCCGGGGCGAGTTGCTCAGAGACGGTGGCGACGTCACCCAGGCGGACCGGACCGGTCTTGCCCTTCGGCGGCGCGACGATGACGGCCCGCAGGTCGTCCAGCGTGGTCAGGGGCGAGCCCACCTGCACCGGCAGCGCCCGGTTGCCGTCCAGGACCGCCCCGGCGGGCACCGACACCCCGTTGGCCTGCAACGCGGTGCCGATCGCGGTCGGCTGCACCTTGGCCCGGGACAGCTTGGCCGGGTCGGGGGTGATGACCACCAGGTCGTCACGGACGCCGGTCAGCTCGACACCGCGTACGCCCTCGATGGCCGCCAGCTCGGGCACCACCGTGTCCCGCAGCTTGGCCGCGAGGGCACGCTCGTCGTCACCGCCGCTGGCGGCCAGCACCACGGCCGGCAGGTCGTCCGTGCTGCCCGCGATCACCTGCGGCTCGACGTCGTCGGGCAACCGGGTGCGGTTGAGCGCGGTCTGCATCCGGTTGACCACGTCGTCCAGGTCGGTGCCGAACTCGTACTGCACCTGGATGGTGCTCAGGCCCTCACGGGATGTGGAGGTGACGCTGTCCAGCGCGGGGATGCCCCGCAGGCTGTTCTCGATCGGGACGGTCACCTGGGACTCGACGACCTCGGGTCCGGCACCGGGGTAGGACGCCACGATGAACGCGGCGGGGAACTCCAACGAGGGCAGGAGTTGCTGCTTCAGCGACGGCACGGCGTACGCACCGAACGCCGTGGTCACCACCGCGATGAGGGCGACCAGCCCTCGGTTGGCGAGGCTGAATCTGGCGAGCAGCGACATCGGCGTGGCTCACTCCTGGGGGAGACGTTCGAAGGGCACGAGCAGTGTGCCCGACCCGATTCGCCCGTCGGTGTCCGGGGCGGGCCCGGCGGGCACCGGTTCGGCGGTGCCGATCCGCAGCGACGCCACCAGGTCCCGGTACAGCTCGTCGGTGCGCAGCAGGGTGGCGTGGTCCCCGACGGCGCGGATCCGGCCCCGCTCCATCACCACGATCTGGTCGGCGTCGAGCACGGTGGAGAGTCGGTGCGCGATCGTCACCACCGCCCCTTCCTCGGCCCGCTGCCGGACGCACCGGCTCACCACCGCCTCGGTCAGGCCGTCGACCTGCGAGGTGGCCTCGTCGAGCAACAGCACGTCCGGCGTCCGCAGCACCGCCCGCGCCAGCGCGATGCGCTGCCGTTCGCCGCCGGAGACGGTGGTGGCCGCCAGCGGCGTGTCCAGCCCGAGTTCCAGCCCGCTCACCTTCTCGTGCAGGTTCACCGCCCGCAGCGCGGCCCAGAGTTCGTCGTCGCTCGCGTCGGGGTGGGTGAAGCGCAGGTTGTCCCCGATGGTGCCGGGCACGACCGGCGCCTCCTGCTCCACGTAGGCCAGTCGCCCACGGATCTGCGCCGGGGTGTGGTCCGGGTAGCGCCGGCCGTCGAGCAGCAGTTCCCCGTGCTCCGGTTCGAGGAAGCGCAGCAGCAGGGAGAAGAGTGTGGTCTTGCCGGCGCCGGAGGGCCCGACCAGCGCGGTGTGGCCGACGCGGGGGATCTCCAGGTCGATGTCGCGCACGGCGGGTGGCGCGGAGGGCGCGTACCGGGCGGTGACGCCCCGCAGCGTCAGCACCGGCCCGGAGCGGTCGCGGTGGCCGGCGGTGACGACCGGCGGTACCGGCTCCGGCGCGGCGGACGCGGTGACGGTCGGCGACGAACCGGGTTCGGCCTCGACCGCCTCGATCTCACGGAGCCGACCGGCCGCCGCGATCCCGGCCTGCATGGCGGTGAGGTTCTGGGTCAGCTCGCCGATCGGCCCCATCAGCCCGAAGGCGTAGAGCAGGAACGCGATCAGGGTGGAGACCTCGATCAGGCCGCGTTCGGCCCGTGCCGCGCCGACGCCCAGGATGACGATGACGGCGAGCTGGATGCCGGTCCAGGAGATGGTCCACACCAGGGCGCTGCGGCGGGCCGCGCGGAGCCCGTGCTCGGCGGCCTCGCGGGCGTGCGTGGTGAGCGCCGACGTCTGGCGCTGCTCGGCGCGACTGGCCTTGACCGTCCGGATGGCGCGCAGGGAACCCTCCAGGGCCCCGCCGAACCGCCCGACGGATTCCTGGGCGGCTTCCTGGGCGCGGCCGATCGAGGGCAGCAGGTATCCCATCAGGACCGCCACCACGACCACCGCGACCATGGTGGCACCGAGCAGCACCAGGTCGAGCGCACCCATCAGCACGAGCGTTCCGACCAGCGCCAACGCACCGTTGGTCAGGCCCACCAGGCTGCCGGACGCCTGGTGCAGCAACGCAGGGTCGGAGGTGGCCCGGGTGACCAGTTCACCGCCGGAGCGGTGCGTGAGCTGGTCGATCCGGGCAGCGAAGTAACGGCGGATCACCCCGGTGCGGGCGTCGAGCACCACCCGTTCGGCGATGCGGCCCATCAGGATCCACTGCCACAGCGAGATGGCGGCACCCACCACCACGAGCACCAGCAGCACGGCGACGGGTCGGGCCAGCGACTCACCGGCGCCGAGGGTGTCCAGCACCCACTTGGTCACCAGCGGGGTGGCCAGCCCGGCCGCGTTGGCGACCAGGCCGAGCAGCAGCCCGACCAGCATGGCCGGCCAGTGCGGCCGGAGGTAGGTCAGCAGCAGCCGGGTCCGGGCCCTCGGGGCGGTCGGCTCCGATTCGGTCGCGGCGGGTACGGCGGTCACAGTCACCCGGCAATGGAACACCACTGTTCCACTACGGGCAAGCAATATTCCGAATCTGTACGTTGGTAACCTGTCCGGCGTGATGACCACCGACGAGAGCGGCAGCCGGGCGCGGACCCGGCAGGCGATCCTGCAGGCCGCGATCGAGGTGCTCAGCCACAACCAGGCCGCCAGCCTGAGCGAGATCGCCACCGCCGCCCAGGTCGGCCGGACCACCCTGCACCGCTACTTCGCCGAACGCTCCGACCTGCTGGCCGCCGTGGCCGCCGAGGGCGCGAACCGGCTCAACGAAGCCACCGGACGCGCCCGCCTGGCCGACGGCACCGGCGCCGAGGCGCTGCTCCGTCTCTGCGCGGAGTACTTCGACCTGGGTGACCTGCTCTCGCTCGTCTTCGCCGAGCCGACGATCATCGAGGACCCGATCTGGGGCACCGAGGTCTGCGACGACGACTTCTACGCGATGATCGCGCGCGGCCACGCCGACGGCAGCATCGACCCGGCGCTGCCCGCGCCGTGGGTGCAGTCGGTGCTCTGGTCCCAGCTCTACGCCGGCTGGAGCTACCTGGCCTCCCACGAGGTCTCCCGGCACGAGGCCCTCGGCCTGGTCATCCGGACCGTCGCCGGCGCTGTCGCACCCCGGGGCTGACCCTCCGCCGGCTCACCCTCGTTCAGCCCCGACCGGCGGCATCGGCCCGTCGACGGCGGTCCGTCCACGCGGCACGCCCGCACCACCACGGCGCGTCGAGCGGGACACCGCCGGGGCGCCCACCCGCAGCAGCCGTGGACGCCGCCGGGCGGCGAGGTCCTCGATCCACCCGACGGCCAGCGCCGCGACGGCCGTCAGCAGGACCATCCCGACCAGCCGTATCCCCACGTGGGCGACGGAGTCGAAGGAGAGCCACGGCATGAGCAGGGCGGTGATCGCCGCACTGGCCGGGATGTGCCACAGATAGACGGTGAGCGCCCGGGCGTTGACCAGGCGCAGCAGCCCGCCGCCCCGCGTCGGCCGGACCTCCCCGGTCGACCGGGCAACGGCGGTCGACCGGGGGGCCCACCGCAACAGCGCCGCGACCCAGGCCATCGACCAGATGGTGGAACCGGCCGGGATGTGGTTGAGCTCGCCCGGCGCACCCGTGGTGGCGGCGAGCAGCACCCAGGTGCCACCGACGGTGGCCAGCACCAGGACCAGACCGTGGTAGAGGCGGGCCGGCACCCGCCGCAGCAGTCCGTCGTGGTAGGCGAAACCGAGCAGCCAGCAGGGCAGGTACGACACGACGAAGTAGAACTGGGTCACCCCGGCGAGATGAGCGCACACCGGCAGGGCGGTGGCCGCCGCCAGCACGGGCCACGGCCAGCGGCGGTACAACGGCAGGAGCAGCGGTGAGAGCAGGGTCAGCCACAGGTACGTCGAGACGTACCAGAGGCCGACGGTGAACGCCCACCCCCAGGACATCGCGCCGGCCGACGGCACCCGCAGCGGCAGCAGCCACCAGCAGACGTCGCCCCAACCGAACCCGCTCGGCGTGCCGGAGACCTGACCGGCGACGGCCACCAGCACCAGCACCGTCGCGCCGAAGGCCCAGAACGGCACCAGCAGCCGCCGCATCCGACGGCCGACGGCACGGGTGCCGTACCGGTCCAGCGACGCGGCGAGCAACGCGCCGGCGACGCCGAACATGACGCCCATCGCCGGCACCAGCAGGCTCAGCCACAGCCACCCGGTGGCGTGGTACAGCAGCACCCGGGCCAGTGCCGCAGCGCGCAGCAGGTCCAGGTAGGAGGTCCGTGACTGCGCGGCCACCACGGGCGCGACGCCTGTCGCGTCGGGTGTCCGCCGAGCCTCGGCAGCCACCGGGTCGGTAGCCACCCCATAGTTGTACCGCCAGAAGACGCCTTTGCGACCAAAATGCCCATAAAGGAGCAAGTGTCGGTTTGGCTGCCTCAGGCGAGATCGAGCGAACGGGCGGCGGCGAGCGGGTCGTTGGCGATGGTGACCGGCGCCGGAGCCGTGGTGATCGCCCACTCCGGATCCTTCAGACCATGCCCGGTGACCGTGCAGACCACGGTGGAACCGGCCG
Above is a window of Verrucosispora sp. NA02020 DNA encoding:
- a CDS encoding TetR/AcrR family transcriptional regulator, whose amino-acid sequence is MTTDESGSRARTRQAILQAAIEVLSHNQAASLSEIATAAQVGRTTLHRYFAERSDLLAAVAAEGANRLNEATGRARLADGTGAEALLRLCAEYFDLGDLLSLVFAEPTIIEDPIWGTEVCDDDFYAMIARGHADGSIDPALPAPWVQSVLWSQLYAGWSYLASHEVSRHEALGLVIRTVAGAVAPRG
- a CDS encoding MFS transporter — translated: MASTVGVITRNRNFRSLFLAQLVVFGADWFVMVPLLVLLPQLTGSGVWGALVLAVDTGIVALLLPYTGTVADRFDRRTIMIAANVAALVGALLLLGVRDAGTAWLAMLGIGVIAVAKAFYSPAAQAALPNVLDADELAAGNAVAGSAWGTMTVVGASLGGVLSAAAGPYVCFWVAAVALVLAALLATRIRRPLQAAREQDQAPPQTWAAIREALGYIAHRPRVLALVTVKSAVGLGNGVLTVFPLLAGVYGVGALGTGLLFAVRGAGALVGPILMRRVLTNRAWLLPGLALSMSAYGLAYLGTSVVPWFPLVLVLVFVAHFAGGSNWVMSNFALQGEVPDRLRGRVFATDMMLATLAISVSQLAVAAVVDVVDERIVLASCGLVTLTYAIGWRVATRRLSLAAPAPTVAETGTR
- a CDS encoding ABC transporter ATP-binding protein, translating into MTVTAVPAATESEPTAPRARTRLLLTYLRPHWPAMLVGLLLGLVANAAGLATPLVTKWVLDTLGAGESLARPVAVLLVLVVVGAAISLWQWILMGRIAERVVLDARTGVIRRYFAARIDQLTHRSGGELVTRATSDPALLHQASGSLVGLTNGALALVGTLVLMGALDLVLLGATMVAVVVVAVLMGYLLPSIGRAQEAAQESVGRFGGALEGSLRAIRTVKASRAEQRQTSALTTHAREAAEHGLRAARRSALVWTISWTGIQLAVIVILGVGAARAERGLIEVSTLIAFLLYAFGLMGPIGELTQNLTAMQAGIAAAGRLREIEAVEAEPGSSPTVTASAAPEPVPPVVTAGHRDRSGPVLTLRGVTARYAPSAPPAVRDIDLEIPRVGHTALVGPSGAGKTTLFSLLLRFLEPEHGELLLDGRRYPDHTPAQIRGRLAYVEQEAPVVPGTIGDNLRFTHPDASDDELWAALRAVNLHEKVSGLELGLDTPLAATTVSGGERQRIALARAVLRTPDVLLLDEATSQVDGLTEAVVSRCVRQRAEEGAVVTIAHRLSTVLDADQIVVMERGRIRAVGDHATLLRTDELYRDLVASLRIGTAEPVPAGPAPDTDGRIGSGTLLVPFERLPQE
- a CDS encoding efflux RND transporter permease subunit, which produces MSLLARFSLANRGLVALIAVVTTAFGAYAVPSLKQQLLPSLEFPAAFIVASYPGAGPEVVESQVTVPIENSLRGIPALDSVTSTSREGLSTIQVQYEFGTDLDDVVNRMQTALNRTRLPDDVEPQVIAGSTDDLPAVVLAASGGDDERALAAKLRDTVVPELAAIEGVRGVELTGVRDDLVVITPDPAKLSRAKVQPTAIGTALQANGVSVPAGAVLDGNRALPVQVGSPLTTLDDLRAVIVAPPKGKTGPVRLGDVATVSEQLAPATAITRTNGRESLGITVTADPDGNAVQISHEVADRLDGLRAATGAELTVVLDQAPFVEKSIKTLSTEGLLGLIMAVVVILVFLLSIRSTVVTAVSIPLSVVVALLALWIGDYSLNLLTLGALTVAVGRVVDDSIVVLENIKRHLTYGGPKREAILTAVREVAGAVTASTLTTVAVFAPIALVGGFVGQLFAPFAITVTVALLASLLVSLTVVPVLAYWFLKPVTGAHGATVRRAAEERELRSPLQRAYLPVIRFATGRRAFRLATLAAGLVVLLGTFGLARQLETNFLDDSGQDTLNIRQELPVGTGLGGTDAAARRVEAVLAETPGVRSYQVTAGGGDSPWGGGAGNNVASYALLLGEGTDAKEMRGILRDRIGALGADAGEITFPAGQGGASANELAVVVRAADPEALTRAAEQAQAVLTRLRGVEDVSSTLTEQVPRVEVTVDRTAVSRAGLTEAAVGQLVAQAFRGTPLGQVSLDGGARDVVLRLSAQPPTTVTELREMRVGAVKLDDIAEVTETTGPQQVRRIDGERSVSVTGTVTGSDLGAISAELQRELDAIDVPGATLTIGGVSAEQRDTFADLGLAVLAAIAIVFLIMMATFRSVVQALILLVSIPFAATGAVALLLATGTALSVPALIGVLMLVGIVVTNAIVLLDLVNQYRAQGMGVREAVVEGGRHRLRPILMTAIATIFALTPMAFGLTGEGGFISRPLAIVVIGGLLSSTLLTLILVPTLYAMVEDTKESVLARRRGRSGPSSEDEPRDADPDDAPGDEPAGREATATAPPAEERRPESRPVPAAPSGALIESTDQFEVLRLPKTRNSPFPPTE
- a CDS encoding acyltransferase family protein; this translates as MATDPVAAEARRTPDATGVAPVVAAQSRTSYLDLLRAAALARVLLYHATGWLWLSLLVPAMGVMFGVAGALLAASLDRYGTRAVGRRMRRLLVPFWAFGATVLVLVAVAGQVSGTPSGFGWGDVCWWLLPLRVPSAGAMSWGWAFTVGLWYVSTYLWLTLLSPLLLPLYRRWPWPVLAAATALPVCAHLAGVTQFYFVVSYLPCWLLGFAYHDGLLRRVPARLYHGLVLVLATVGGTWVLLAATTGAPGELNHIPAGSTIWSMAWVAALLRWAPRSTAVARSTGEVRPTRGGGLLRLVNARALTVYLWHIPASAAITALLMPWLSFDSVAHVGIRLVGMVLLTAVAALAVGWIEDLAARRRPRLLRVGAPAVSRSTRRGGAGVPRGRTAVDGPMPPVGAERG
- the thrB gene encoding homoserine kinase — encoded protein: MGGVPTTFAAGPVRVRVPATSANLGPGFDALGLALALYDDVAAEVTAGGVTVSVAGEGADDLPVDDGHLVVRAMRATFDELGGQPSGLALECVNRIPQARGLGSSSAAIVAGVLLARALVVDGEQRLDEDAALRLAARIEGHPDNVAPCLLGGFTLAWTESGGARALSLPVAEGVHPTVLVPTERGLTASARAALPATVPHADAALNAGRAALLVHALTTEPGLLLPATVDRLHQSYRASSMPGTAAVVEELRAAGVAAVVSGAGPTVLALSELPEGFDAGTEWQILRLPIDVPGAQVEQGRLGHAERDPVAAGRKS